One genomic window of Devosia salina includes the following:
- the trpS gene encoding tryptophan--tRNA ligase, translating to MSFSPRVFSGIQPSGDLHLGNYLGAIRRFVPLQDTHETIYCVVDMHAITVWQEPDALRRATREVAAAFIAAGVDPKRSIVFNQSQVVQHAELAWVFNCVARMGWMARMTQFKDKAGKNSENVSLGLFAYPSLMAADILLYKATHVPVGDDQKQHLELTRDIAAKFNNDYAASIAAEGVATVEGQFFPITEPLIAGPATRIMSLRDGTKKMSKSDPSDQSRISLLDDADAIAKKIKKATTDPAELPHEVDGLKDRPEADNLVGIYAALSDKSKQDVLGEFGGHGWGKFKPALAELAVSVLAPMADEMRRLLDDPETIDAVLRDGGERAGVIAEQTMREVRSIIGFIR from the coding sequence ATGTCGTTCAGTCCCCGCGTCTTCTCCGGCATCCAGCCATCCGGCGACCTGCATCTGGGCAATTATCTCGGCGCCATCCGTCGTTTCGTGCCCCTGCAGGACACGCATGAGACCATCTATTGCGTGGTCGACATGCACGCCATCACCGTCTGGCAGGAGCCCGATGCGCTCCGCCGCGCCACCCGCGAGGTCGCGGCTGCCTTTATTGCCGCCGGCGTTGATCCGAAGCGCTCGATCGTCTTCAACCAGTCCCAGGTGGTCCAGCACGCCGAGCTGGCCTGGGTGTTCAACTGCGTCGCGCGCATGGGCTGGATGGCCCGCATGACCCAGTTCAAGGACAAGGCCGGCAAGAACAGCGAAAATGTCTCGCTGGGTCTGTTTGCCTATCCCTCGCTCATGGCCGCCGATATCCTCCTCTACAAGGCCACCCATGTGCCGGTCGGCGACGACCAGAAGCAGCATCTCGAACTGACGCGCGACATCGCGGCCAAGTTCAACAATGACTATGCCGCGTCCATCGCCGCAGAGGGCGTCGCGACCGTCGAGGGCCAGTTCTTCCCCATCACCGAGCCGCTGATCGCGGGCCCGGCCACGCGCATCATGAGCCTGCGCGACGGCACCAAGAAGATGAGCAAGTCGGACCCGTCCGACCAGTCGCGCATTTCCCTGCTCGACGATGCTGACGCCATCGCCAAGAAGATCAAGAAGGCGACCACCGATCCGGCGGAGCTGCCGCATGAGGTCGACGGGCTCAAGGATCGCCCGGAGGCCGACAATCTCGTGGGCATCTATGCCGCCCTGTCGGACAAGTCCAAGCAGGATGTGCTGGGCGAGTTCGGCGGGCATGGCTGGGGCAAGTTCAAGCCGGCCCTGGCCGAGCTGGCCGTGTCGGTGCTGGCGCCCATGGCCGATGAAATGCGCCGCCTGCTCGATGATCCGGAAACCATCGACGCAGTGCTGCGTGATGGAGGCGAGCGCGCCGGTGTCATTGCCGAACAGACAATGCGAGAGGTTCGTTCTATCATCGGCTTCATTCGCTAA
- the murJ gene encoding murein biosynthesis integral membrane protein MurJ — translation MSLFRNFVSVGSLTLLSRLAGFARDALMAAVLGTGPAADAFFAAFRFPNLFRRLFAEGAFNTAFVPMFSGALEREGEEGARLLAARIMSWLVVMLFIVTLLAEIFMPQVMLAFVPGFADDPAKYELTVLLTRIMFPYLACMSLMAAYGAILNTLGRFFAAAFAPVLLNIVNIAMLVPLATVWVQAPADATIWVAIATMGGGIAQLVLVWAAIERAGFRPSFRLPRLDPEVRRFWVLAVPAILAGGITQINIFVGTIIASGADNAISVLSYADRLYQLPLGIIGIAIGTVLLPELSRHLKGGRDAEARASQDQALFVSMLLTMPAAVALIALAEPIVRVLFERGAFDALATTQTAEALIAFATGLPAYVLIRVLQPGFFAREDTVTPTIFAGVSVVANIAISLLLFPSFLHVGIAIATAASSWLNVLLLAGTLALRHHFALTRRQWRGQLAIALISLVMGCALWVLARQGAAHLMSGVPLWRQSGVLASLIGFGVLVYFTLIHVSGTQPLGLLLRRLRRG, via the coding sequence ATGAGTCTCTTCCGCAATTTCGTTTCCGTGGGCTCGCTGACCCTGCTCAGCCGCCTGGCCGGCTTTGCCCGGGATGCGCTGATGGCGGCAGTGCTGGGCACCGGGCCGGCCGCCGACGCCTTCTTTGCGGCCTTCCGCTTTCCCAACCTGTTCCGGCGCCTGTTCGCCGAAGGGGCCTTCAACACCGCCTTCGTGCCGATGTTCTCCGGTGCCCTGGAGCGCGAGGGTGAAGAGGGGGCCAGGCTGCTCGCCGCCCGCATCATGAGCTGGCTGGTGGTGATGTTGTTCATCGTCACCCTCCTGGCCGAAATCTTCATGCCCCAGGTCATGCTGGCCTTCGTGCCGGGCTTTGCCGACGATCCGGCCAAATACGAGCTGACCGTGCTGCTGACGCGGATCATGTTCCCCTATCTGGCCTGCATGTCGCTGATGGCCGCCTATGGCGCCATCCTCAACACGCTGGGGCGCTTCTTCGCGGCCGCCTTCGCGCCGGTGCTGCTCAATATCGTCAATATTGCCATGCTGGTGCCACTGGCCACCGTCTGGGTCCAGGCGCCGGCCGACGCGACCATCTGGGTGGCGATCGCCACCATGGGCGGCGGCATCGCCCAGCTCGTGCTGGTCTGGGCGGCCATCGAACGGGCCGGCTTCCGGCCCAGTTTCCGGCTGCCCCGGCTCGACCCGGAAGTCAGGCGCTTCTGGGTGCTGGCGGTGCCCGCGATCCTGGCCGGCGGCATTACCCAGATCAACATTTTTGTGGGCACCATCATTGCCTCGGGCGCCGACAACGCCATTTCGGTGCTCTCCTATGCCGACCGGCTCTACCAGCTGCCATTGGGCATTATCGGCATTGCCATCGGCACGGTGCTGTTGCCCGAGCTCTCGCGGCACCTCAAGGGCGGACGCGACGCCGAAGCGCGGGCCAGCCAGGACCAGGCGCTCTTCGTGTCCATGCTGCTCACCATGCCCGCCGCCGTGGCGCTGATCGCGCTGGCCGAACCCATCGTGCGGGTCCTGTTCGAACGCGGTGCCTTCGACGCTTTGGCGACGACCCAGACCGCCGAGGCCCTCATCGCCTTCGCCACGGGCCTGCCGGCCTATGTGCTCATCCGCGTGCTGCAGCCGGGCTTCTTTGCCCGCGAGGACACCGTCACGCCGACAATATTCGCCGGGGTCAGCGTCGTGGCTAATATCGCCATCTCGCTCCTTCTGTTTCCCAGCTTCCTGCATGTCGGCATCGCCATCGCCACCGCCGCTTCCTCCTGGCTCAACGTGCTCCTGCTCGCCGGCACATTGGCCCTCCGCCACCATTTCGCGCTGACGCGCCGGCAATGGCGGGGCCAGCTCGCCATCGCGCTGATCAGCCTCGTCATGGGCTGTGCGCTCTGGGTGCTGGCGCGGCAAGGCGCGGCGCATCTGATGAGCGGGGTGCCGCTCTGGCGCCAGTCCGGCGTGCTGGCGTCATTGATCGGCTTTGGCGTGCTGGTCTATTTCACGCTCATTCACGTCAGCGGCACGCAGCCCCTCGGCCTGCTGCTGCGGCGCCTCAGGCGCGGCTAG
- a CDS encoding [protein-PII] uridylyltransferase produces MTLAEAEVRPRKPQFALKTADTILAELDALVGEEPARSPTARAAVLAHIRHTLAEARTSAEAELLANSKGTRCAQNLCAAQDEIITAVHRFATTRVYPVDNPSGAEAIALSAVGGYGRGTLAPGSDIDLLFILPYKQTPWGEQVTEYILYMLWDLGQKVGHAVRSVDECIRMARADMTVRTATLEARFLTGDRALYDQLTHRFETEIMPRTGPEFIAAKMAERDERHKQMGNTRYVVEPNIKDGKGGLRDLNTLFWIGKYFYQVKSSNDLVDKGVLSAAENRLFSRAEDFLWAVRCHLHFITGRADEKLTFDVQPELARRMGYAERLGMLGVERFMKRYFLVAKDVGDLTRIICASLEFHHAKDMDLVGRVLAPFRSGKTRIKGETAFIVDTGRLNITSPDVFEKEPVNLIRAFMVAGREELLFHPDAIKHIRDSLRLIDNKLRNDPRANAHFLTILTNPNYVERILRQMNESGVLGKFVPDFGKIVALMQFNMYHHYTVDEHLIRSVGVMAEIANGGLRNELPLTHELLPQLNDTRLLYVALFLHDIAKGRPEDHSIAGARIARKLCPRFGLTEAETDTVSWLIEYHLLMSEIAQARDIQDPETAKSFADVVQSPQRLALLMILTACDIRAVGPGTWTGWKGSLLRALYFATEPLLSGGHSQVSQSDRVNEARKALTQALSNWAPADIEAYTARHYDHYWLRAEPELQLEHAKMIRSADSSDQPFAGSIRVKAFEGITEVSFYTPDHPRLLSLIAGACTMQDASIIGAQIFSTRDGRAIDTFRLRRTFTSDEDEKVRATRIIDTVKQLLQGKRQVLIDLGKESRHNKRLRPFALPAQVVVSNAISEKFTVIEVSGLDRIGLLYALTREISDLNLTIGSAHIGTYGEKAVDVFYVTDLTGQKIHVKSRQKKIHDALMAVFKRPQEEKGQDKRQANG; encoded by the coding sequence ATGACGCTCGCCGAAGCTGAGGTCAGGCCCAGAAAGCCACAGTTCGCGCTCAAGACCGCCGACACCATTCTTGCCGAACTCGACGCCCTGGTGGGCGAGGAACCGGCGCGCTCGCCCACGGCCCGCGCAGCCGTGCTGGCCCATATCCGCCACACCCTGGCGGAGGCCCGCACCAGCGCCGAGGCGGAATTGCTGGCCAATTCCAAGGGCACGCGCTGCGCCCAGAACCTGTGTGCGGCGCAGGACGAAATCATCACCGCGGTGCATCGCTTTGCCACCACGCGGGTCTATCCGGTGGACAATCCCTCGGGCGCGGAAGCCATCGCCCTCTCGGCGGTGGGGGGTTATGGCCGCGGCACGCTGGCGCCGGGTTCCGACATCGATCTGCTCTTCATCCTGCCTTATAAGCAGACGCCCTGGGGCGAACAGGTTACCGAATATATTCTCTACATGCTCTGGGACCTGGGGCAGAAGGTCGGCCATGCCGTGCGCTCGGTCGACGAGTGTATCCGCATGGCCCGCGCCGACATGACGGTGCGGACCGCCACGCTCGAAGCGCGCTTCCTCACTGGCGACAGGGCGCTTTACGACCAGCTGACGCACCGGTTCGAAACCGAGATCATGCCGCGCACCGGCCCCGAATTCATCGCTGCCAAGATGGCCGAGCGCGATGAGCGCCACAAGCAGATGGGCAATACCCGCTATGTGGTCGAGCCCAATATCAAGGACGGCAAGGGCGGCCTGCGCGATCTCAACACCCTGTTCTGGATCGGCAAGTACTTCTATCAGGTCAAGTCCAGCAACGACCTCGTCGACAAGGGGGTGTTGAGCGCCGCCGAGAACCGGCTGTTCTCGCGCGCCGAGGATTTCCTCTGGGCGGTGCGCTGCCACCTGCATTTCATAACCGGTCGGGCCGACGAAAAGCTGACCTTCGACGTGCAACCCGAGCTGGCGCGCCGCATGGGCTACGCCGAACGGCTGGGCATGCTGGGGGTCGAGCGCTTCATGAAGCGCTATTTCCTGGTCGCCAAGGATGTGGGCGACCTAACCCGCATCATTTGCGCATCTCTCGAATTCCATCACGCCAAGGACATGGATCTGGTGGGGCGCGTGCTCGCCCCCTTCCGCTCGGGCAAGACCCGGATCAAGGGCGAGACGGCCTTCATCGTCGATACCGGCCGGCTCAACATCACCTCGCCGGACGTGTTCGAGAAGGAACCGGTCAATCTCATCCGCGCCTTCATGGTGGCCGGCCGCGAGGAATTGCTGTTCCATCCTGATGCCATCAAGCATATCCGCGACAGCCTGCGCCTGATCGACAACAAATTGCGCAATGACCCCCGGGCCAATGCGCATTTCCTGACCATCCTCACCAATCCCAACTATGTCGAGCGTATCCTGCGGCAGATGAACGAGAGCGGGGTCCTGGGCAAGTTCGTGCCCGACTTCGGCAAGATCGTCGCGCTGATGCAGTTCAACATGTACCACCACTACACGGTGGACGAGCACCTGATCCGCTCGGTCGGCGTCATGGCCGAGATCGCCAATGGCGGCCTCCGCAATGAACTGCCGCTCACCCATGAATTGCTGCCCCAGCTTAACGACACGCGCCTGCTCTATGTGGCGCTGTTCCTGCACGACATCGCCAAGGGCCGCCCCGAGGATCACTCGATCGCCGGTGCCCGCATCGCCCGAAAGCTCTGCCCGCGCTTCGGCCTGACCGAGGCCGAGACCGACACCGTCTCCTGGCTGATCGAATATCACCTGCTGATGAGCGAGATCGCCCAGGCGCGCGACATCCAGGACCCCGAAACCGCCAAGAGCTTTGCCGATGTGGTGCAATCGCCCCAGCGCCTGGCACTGCTGATGATCCTCACCGCCTGCGATATCCGGGCCGTGGGCCCCGGCACCTGGACAGGCTGGAAGGGAAGCCTGTTGCGCGCCCTCTATTTCGCCACCGAGCCCCTGCTCTCGGGCGGCCACAGCCAGGTCAGCCAGTCCGATCGCGTCAACGAGGCCCGCAAGGCGCTCACCCAGGCGCTCAGCAACTGGGCGCCGGCCGATATCGAGGCCTATACCGCCCGGCACTACGATCACTACTGGCTGCGCGCCGAGCCCGAACTGCAGCTCGAACACGCCAAGATGATCCGCAGTGCCGACAGCAGCGACCAGCCCTTCGCCGGCTCGATCCGCGTCAAGGCCTTCGAGGGGATCACCGAGGTCAGCTTCTATACGCCCGATCACCCTCGCCTGCTCTCGCTGATCGCCGGTGCCTGCACCATGCAGGATGCCTCGATCATCGGCGCGCAGATCTTCTCGACTCGCGATGGCCGCGCCATCGACACCTTCCGCCTGCGCCGCACTTTCACGTCGGACGAGGACGAGAAGGTGCGCGCCACCCGAATCATCGATACGGTCAAGCAGCTCCTGCAGGGCAAGCGCCAGGTGCTGATCGACCTGGGCAAGGAAAGCCGGCACAACAAGCGCCTCAGGCCCTTCGCCCTGCCGGCCCAGGTCGTTGTCAGCAATGCCATCTCGGAAAAGTTCACCGTCATCGAGGTCTCCGGCCTCGACCGCATCGGCCTGCTCTATGCGCTGACCCGCGAGATTTCCGATCTCAACCTCACCATCGGCTCGGCCCATATCGGCACCTATGGCGAAAAGGCCGTGGACGTCTTCTACGTCACCGACCTCACGGGCCAGAAGATCCACGTCAAGTCACGCCAGAAGAAGATTCACGACGCGCTGATGGCCGTGTTCAAGCGGCCGCAAGAGGAGAAGGGTCAGGACAAAAGGCAGGCCAATGGGTGA